A section of the Agromyces aurantiacus genome encodes:
- the sufB gene encoding Fe-S cluster assembly protein SufB: MTDVLIDRPELEGLGTYEFGWADSDVAGASARRGLSPEVVADISRLKDEPEWMLQRRLRALQLFDRKPMPSWGADLSEIDFDNIKYFVRSTEKQAQTWEDLPEDIRNTYERLGIPEAERQRLVAGVAAQYESEVVYHQIREDLEEQGVIFLDTDTALKEHPEFFEEYFGTVIPAGDNKFAALNTAVWSGGSFVYVPKGVHVEIPLQAYFRINTENMGQFERTLIIADEDSYVHYIEGCTAPIYKSDSLHSAVVEIIVKKNARVRYTTIQNWSNNVYNLVTKRAVAHEGATMEWVDGNIGSKVTMKYPSIFLMGEHAKGETLSVAFAGPGQHQDAGAKMIHMAPYTQSSIVSKSIARGGGRAGYRGEVRVDANAHHSANTVRCDALLVDTISRSDTYPAIDIRVDDVQLGHEATVSKVSEEQLFYLMSRGLPEDEAMAMIVRGFIEPIARELPMEYAMELNKLIEMGMEGSVG; encoded by the coding sequence ATGACGGACGTACTCATCGACCGCCCCGAGTTGGAGGGGCTCGGCACGTACGAGTTCGGCTGGGCCGACTCCGACGTCGCCGGGGCATCCGCTCGACGCGGCCTGTCGCCTGAGGTGGTGGCCGACATCTCTCGGCTGAAGGACGAGCCCGAGTGGATGCTGCAGCGTCGCCTGCGCGCACTCCAGCTGTTCGACCGCAAGCCCATGCCGAGCTGGGGCGCCGACCTGTCGGAGATCGACTTCGACAACATCAAGTACTTCGTCCGCTCGACCGAGAAGCAGGCCCAGACCTGGGAGGACCTGCCCGAGGACATCCGCAACACCTACGAGCGCCTCGGCATCCCCGAGGCCGAGCGCCAGCGCCTCGTCGCGGGCGTCGCCGCGCAGTACGAGTCCGAGGTCGTCTACCACCAGATCCGAGAGGATCTCGAGGAGCAGGGCGTCATCTTCCTCGACACCGACACGGCGCTCAAGGAGCACCCCGAGTTCTTCGAGGAGTACTTCGGCACGGTGATCCCCGCCGGCGACAACAAGTTCGCGGCGCTGAACACCGCGGTGTGGTCGGGCGGCTCGTTCGTCTACGTGCCGAAGGGCGTGCACGTCGAGATCCCGCTGCAGGCCTACTTCCGGATCAACACCGAGAACATGGGCCAGTTCGAGCGCACGCTGATCATCGCCGACGAGGACAGCTACGTGCACTACATCGAGGGCTGCACGGCGCCGATCTACAAGTCCGACTCGCTGCACTCGGCGGTCGTCGAGATCATCGTGAAGAAGAACGCGCGCGTGCGCTACACGACCATCCAGAACTGGTCGAACAACGTGTACAACCTGGTCACCAAGCGCGCGGTCGCGCACGAGGGCGCGACCATGGAATGGGTCGACGGCAACATCGGCTCGAAGGTCACGATGAAGTACCCCTCGATCTTCCTCATGGGCGAGCACGCCAAGGGCGAGACGCTCTCCGTCGCGTTCGCGGGCCCGGGCCAGCACCAGGATGCCGGCGCCAAGATGATCCACATGGCGCCGTACACGCAGTCGTCGATCGTGTCGAAGTCGATCGCGCGCGGCGGCGGCCGAGCGGGCTACCGCGGCGAGGTCCGGGTGGATGCCAACGCGCACCACTCCGCGAACACGGTGCGCTGCGACGCGCTCCTGGTCGACACCATCTCGCGCTCCGACACGTACCCGGCGATCGACATCCGCGTCGACGACGTCCAGCTCGGCCACGAGGCCACGGTCTCCAAGGTCAGCGAGGAGCAGCTGTTCTACCTCATGTCGCGGGGCCTGCCCGAGGACGAGGCGATGGCGATGATCGTGCGCGGCTTCATCGAGCCGATCGCGCGCGAGCTGCCCATGGAGTACGCGATGGAACTCAACAAGCTCATCGAGATGGGCATGGAAGGATCGGTCGGCTGA
- the sufD gene encoding Fe-S cluster assembly protein SufD, whose amino-acid sequence MPTAEQHGLRAHSDGGFAPVQTRSERFRSTQVADFAPVTGREHEWKYAPVAAFADLTSGELDGARLEVESTDAAGVALSWVPRDDERIGRAGTPEDRASANAWSSFVEALLVSVSGEEAKAVTVTRSGLGTAPRAAHTVIEAAPNSRALVVLRGTGDARLAENVEILVGEGANLTVVSLQEWTDDSVHLASHFARIGRDAKLKHIVVSLGGKVVRVNPSTHLAEQGGDVEALGLYFSDAGQHLEQQVFVHHDAPHTRSRVTYKGALQGEGARSVWIGDVLIGNAATGTDSYEQNRNLVLTDGTRADSVPNLEIETGDIEGAGHASATGRFDDEQLFYLQARGIPEDEARRLVVRGFLAEVVQQIGDAELEERLMAALEAELQGS is encoded by the coding sequence ATGCCCACCGCGGAGCAGCACGGCCTCCGAGCCCATTCCGACGGCGGGTTCGCGCCCGTCCAGACCCGTTCCGAGCGCTTCCGCTCGACGCAGGTCGCCGACTTCGCCCCGGTCACCGGCCGCGAGCACGAGTGGAAGTACGCGCCCGTCGCGGCGTTCGCCGACCTCACCTCGGGTGAGCTCGACGGTGCGCGGCTCGAGGTCGAGTCGACGGATGCCGCGGGGGTCGCCCTCTCGTGGGTCCCGCGCGACGACGAGCGCATCGGCCGCGCCGGCACGCCCGAGGACCGCGCTTCGGCGAACGCGTGGTCGAGCTTCGTCGAGGCGCTGCTCGTCTCGGTCTCGGGCGAGGAGGCGAAGGCCGTCACGGTCACGCGCTCCGGCCTCGGCACCGCGCCGCGCGCGGCGCACACCGTGATCGAGGCCGCGCCCAACAGCCGCGCGCTCGTGGTGCTGCGCGGCACGGGCGATGCCCGGCTCGCCGAGAACGTCGAGATCCTCGTCGGCGAGGGTGCGAACCTCACCGTCGTGTCGCTGCAGGAGTGGACCGACGACTCGGTGCACCTCGCGAGCCACTTCGCGCGCATCGGCCGCGACGCCAAGCTCAAGCACATCGTCGTCTCGCTCGGCGGCAAGGTCGTCCGGGTGAACCCGTCGACGCACCTCGCCGAGCAGGGCGGGGACGTCGAGGCGCTCGGCCTCTACTTCTCCGACGCCGGCCAGCACCTCGAGCAGCAGGTCTTCGTGCACCATGACGCGCCGCACACGCGGTCGCGCGTGACGTACAAGGGCGCGCTGCAGGGCGAGGGCGCGCGCAGCGTGTGGATCGGCGACGTGCTGATCGGCAACGCCGCGACCGGCACCGACAGCTACGAGCAGAACCGCAACCTCGTGCTCACCGACGGCACGCGTGCCGACTCGGTCCCGAACCTCGAGATCGAGACGGGCGACATCGAGGGCGCCGGCCACGCGTCGGCGACGGGCCGGTTCGACGACGAGCAGCTGTTCTACCTGCAGGCCCGAGGCATCCCGGAGGACGAGGCGCGTCGCCTCGTCGTGCGCGGCTTCCTCGCCGAGGTGGTCCAGCAGATCGGCGACGCCGAACTCGAAGAGCGCCTGATGGCGGCGCTCGAAGCCGAACTCCAGGGGAGCTGA
- a CDS encoding COX15/CtaA family protein gives MNRVTAWLPDRIDRRVRVVAWLSFLAQTIIIGTGGAVRLTGSGLGCPTWPLCTADSLVTTPEMGIHGMIEFGNRLMTGVVGIVALLVVLSIWRLRRERRDLWTLAVIVVLGIVAQAVVGGITVWTGLNPFIVGFHYVASLLLVCVTAAYLVRLGAVPGPRELAVPRWYATLTHATTAVLAVSIVFGVLTTASGPHSGDPDAGRTGFNAEVLEHVHAWPGYALFVLTLVLVVGAWRLRLPTLRWAAGLLAIELVQIAIGLYQARNGLPPLAVGVHMVLAALTAASMTVLVLKLKRPASAPAEAADAAVAASAR, from the coding sequence GTGAACCGCGTCACCGCCTGGCTGCCCGACCGCATCGACCGCCGCGTGCGCGTGGTCGCGTGGCTGTCCTTCCTCGCGCAGACCATCATCATCGGCACGGGCGGCGCCGTGCGTCTGACCGGTTCGGGCCTCGGCTGCCCGACCTGGCCGCTCTGCACGGCCGACTCGCTCGTCACGACGCCCGAGATGGGCATCCACGGCATGATCGAGTTCGGCAACCGCCTGATGACGGGCGTGGTCGGCATCGTCGCGCTGCTCGTGGTGCTCTCGATCTGGCGGCTGCGGCGCGAGCGGCGCGACCTCTGGACCCTCGCGGTCATCGTCGTGCTCGGCATCGTCGCGCAGGCCGTCGTCGGCGGTATCACGGTGTGGACCGGCCTGAACCCCTTCATCGTGGGCTTCCACTACGTCGCCTCGCTCCTCCTCGTGTGCGTCACCGCCGCGTACCTGGTGCGCCTCGGCGCCGTGCCCGGTCCGCGTGAGCTCGCCGTGCCCCGCTGGTACGCGACGCTCACGCACGCGACCACCGCGGTGCTCGCCGTCTCCATCGTGTTCGGCGTGCTCACGACCGCCTCGGGCCCGCACTCGGGCGACCCCGACGCGGGCCGCACGGGCTTCAACGCCGAGGTGCTCGAGCACGTGCACGCGTGGCCCGGCTACGCGCTGTTCGTCCTCACGCTCGTGCTCGTGGTGGGCGCGTGGCGACTGCGGCTGCCGACCCTGCGCTGGGCGGCCGGGCTCCTCGCGATCGAGCTCGTCCAGATCGCGATCGGGCTCTACCAGGCCCGCAACGGCCTGCCGCCGCTCGCGGTCGGCGTGCACATGGTGCTCGCCGCGCTCACG